TATTCTCCACCTATCCTTAGACCCACATCTTTCCAGCCCCGTGGAGTTGCCTTTTGTTCAGGCGTCAACGCCGATGTCCCGGCGATTCCGCCCTGAAGCCATCGCCGCCGACAAAAACGGTGTGGTCTTTATCCGTTATCGACGGATTCATGAATAGCAACGAATAACTCTCCAGTACGCTAGAACGGGTGACGACCCACGTGATGGATTTTTATCGTAACTGGCAGGCATCATCGACAACCATCGACACCCGCCACGGAAATTCCCTCGGAGAGGAATCTCTGTTTCCTCATCGCCAGCATCGAGTTGTCAATAGTATTCTGTGGCCGCTGGCCATCATCACTATCCTCTACACGGTATTTATCCATTCCCTCAACCGGGCAGTGACCGATGATTTTACAACGGTTTATTCCGCTCTTCGCCGGATGTGGCAAGGGGTTCCGGTTTATAACGAGAATTACGAACACGTCAATCCCCACTATCTCTACAATCCCGGCGCTACCCTCCTCCTCTCCCCATTAGGCGTTCTTACTCACTTTGACATCACCCGCGCTGGGTTTATTCTCCTCAACGCCGTCGCTATCATCCTGGCTTTAATCCTGATTGCCCGCATGGTCAGACTGAGCCTCCGCTCACCGCTTATTCCGCTGCTTCTCTTCGCAGCATTTATCACCGAATCAGTCATCAACACCCTCGGTTTTTCCAATATCAACGGAGTACTGCTCCTTCTCATGGCGGTTTTTCTCCACGCTCTTCTCGCCAACCACCAACTCCGCGCCGGCCTCGCCCTCGGTCTCGCAATCTTAATTAAGCCCCTTTTCGCCCCCCTCCTTTTCCTTTCTTTCGCTCGAGGCCACTGGCTCACCCTCATCAGCGCTCTAGCCACCCCGGTCCTATGCAACCTTATCGCCTGGCCGCTAGTTCCTGGAGCCTCCGATTATCTCCACATTGTCACTCCGTATCTCGCCGAAACCAGAGACTACGCCAATGCATCGCTTCCGGGGTTCGCAGTGTACTTTGGGATGCCTGGATGGATGGAAAAGGCGTGGTTCCTCGTCTTCGCCGCCCTAATCGCCTGGTCAGTCATCATCTTGCTCAGATGGCGAAACATCGCCCCAACCATGTGGGCCTTCAGCACCTCCGGGATTCTACTCACCGGGGTTTTTCTGCTCTCTTCCCTCGGGCAAATGTATTACTCCATGCTTCTCTTCCCGATGATCGCAACGGTATTCCTGCCTCGCAGCCTGATGCACACCTGGCCCATGTGGCTCGGAACTTGCCTCGTCCTAGCACCATGGAGCTGGGAGTCAGATCTCTCAGCTACCTTCACCCGCTGGGCTCCGGTATTCGTCGCCACCGTGGGCTGGTCAGTGATTATTTGCTCTACGGCAGCTACCCTCAGTGTGTGGTGGAGAGAGGAGAAGAAACAACCATGACTGATTTTCAGTTTATGTCCGACGCCCAGTGGCGGAAACGCCTCAGCGCCGAGGAATTCCGAGTGCTTCGTCAGGCTGGCACAGAGCCACCTTTTACCGGGGAATACACCGATACCACAACAACGGGGGTCTATCGTTGTCGGGCCTGTGGCTATGAACTTTTTCGGAGTTCGGAAAAATTCTCTTCCCATTGTGGCTGGCCTTCATTCTTCTCGCCTCTCGCCGGGGATCGAGTTATTGAACGAGCCGACACCTCGCTAGGGATGCTCAGAACAGAGGTGCTCTGCGCCAGGTGTCATTCCCACTTGGGGCATGTATTTACTGGGGAGGGTTATGATACTCCCACAGATATGCGTTATTGCATCAATTCTATTTGTTTAACGCTGGAACCAGCGGAATCAGAAAGTGATGATCCCAAGGACTGACAAAGGATGGTATCAAAAATCCTCGGAGTATTGAGGTAGTACCCCGAGGATGAGGGGGAACTAGGGCAGAATGTCGATGACTTCTGCTACGTCATCTATCCGGCGTCCGGTGAAAAATGGGATTTCTTTACGAACATGTAGGCGGGCCTTGGTGTAACGCATCTTGTGCATCAAGTCGACAATGCGGTCTAGGCTGGGTGCCTCAAAAGCTAGCATCCACTCATAATCACCTAAGGCAAAAGACTCAATGGTGTTTGCCCGTACATCAGCGAAATCTCGAGCTGCTGCCCCGTGCTCGGCCAGAATCTTGCGTCGGTCTTGAGGATCCATGAGATACCAGTCATAAGAACGGACAAAGGGATAAACCGTGATCCAGCGGCCTGGATCCTCACCCATGATAAAGCTCGGAAGATGGGACTTATTGAACTCTGCGGGTCGGTGCATCCCATTGCCAATCCAATTCAGCTCTAGAGCCTGCCCTAGGACGGTATCTCGACGGAAACGAGATAGTGCTTCTTGGAGTTGGGTGAATTCTTCAGCGTGCCACCAAATCATGAGATCAGCTTCAGCGCGGATCCCAGTGAGGTCATAAATGCCCCGAACGGTAACCAGTCCTGCCTCGGATAGCTCCTGGAAGAATTGGCGCGTTTGCTCAATGAGTGCCTCACGCTCACTTCCCAGTGCTCCAGGGATAGCCCGGAACGTCACCCATTGTGAGTACCGTTGCATGGCGTTAAGTTTGTCAAAATCCAGCTTAGCCACGATGTCCAAGCATCCTTTCCTCTTTTTGGCTTCTCAGTTGGGAGGCCGTGTTCTCAGACTCTCTCCATCATAAGTTGGATAGCAACGCTTAGCTACCTTCTGCTACCCCATCCTGAGGTTTTCGGCGCGCCTCCACCGTCGATCCCCTGCTAAGGGTTAGCTTTGGTTGCGTGATCAACCAGGACGCAATCTCTCAGTCCGCTCAGGACACTGATGAGAAAACTGCTATTCCCGCTCGGTTTACTGCCGCCGTGGAATCTATGCACGCTGCTCAACTTCGGCCTGAGGTGACACTAGGAACCATTCGGCCTCCTCAACGACTAGCTCCATTTAGTCATGCGGTGGGTCTAGAAATTGATCCTGAAATCAGTGAAACCCACGGCGATGCTTTTGGTCGTCTGATCTTGCTTCATGACCCGAAAGCCGAGGAAGCGTGGGATGGTTCTATGCGTCTGGTGGCTTATATTCAAGCCGATATGGATGATGAGTTAGCCTCAGACCCGATGCTGCCCGATGTGGCCTGGCAGTGGCTTCAAGAAGGCCTCTCCGAGGCGGGCGCCCAATACTCCAATCTCGGCGGCACTGTCACAGCAACAGCGTCAGTACGGTTCGGAGAGATTGGTGGTCCGCCCCGAAACTACCAGGTAGAAATGCGGGCTTCCTGGACAGCCGCAGGGTCTGAAGAACTACGCACCCATGTGGAGGGTTTTTCCCAGGTGCTCACCCAAGTCGCAGGTCTTCCTCCTGAAGGAGTTCGCAGTCTTCACCGATGAGCTCTACCAGCGAAGAAGCTGATTCTATCCCCCTATTAACGGCTCCTACTCAATCAAACTTTCCGCTATTTCACACCCCTACGGGTTTTCGCCAGGCTGCCTCACTCCTCCAACAAGGCCGTGGCCCTATTGCTGTCGATACTGAACGCGCCTCGGGATACCGCTATGATGATCGCGCTTTTCTCATTCAACTCAAACGCCAAGACAGCGGGATTATTCTGCTTGACCCAGAAGTTCACCGGGATGCGTTCCGCGAGATTCTTTCTCCTGTTTTAAGTCAACAATCCTGGATCATCCATGCCGCACACACTGATCTCCCGTGCTTGGCTTGGCTGGGCTGCCACCCCACCGAATTATTTGATACCGAACTTGCCGGACGACTAGCCGGCTTCTCAAAGGTGAATCTTTCTGATATGTGCGCCACGGTACTGGGGTTCCGATTAGCCAAGGGATACGGCGCGGAAGACTGGTCAACCCGGCCACTACCGAAAGACTGGCTAGTATATGCCGCCCTGGACGTCGAGCCGCTGCTCGACCTCGCTGATGCTATGATGCTGCTTCTTGAGCGCCAGGGACGATGGGAATATGCCCTGGAAGAATGTGAATATGTGCGACGCTCACATGCGCACATTCAGCAACCACCAATGCGATCCTGGTGCGATGAGCGTGGAATCGAGTCCTTAACAACACCGCGTCAACTCGTCATAGCCCAGGCCTTGTGGAAGGAACGAGAACGCCTAGCGAAAACAAGAGACCAGTCGCCGGGGCGAATTTTACGTTCTGCAACATTAATCGACATCGCGCGTCCCATGGCTTCTTCTCCCCAGCAGATGAAGAATATTCGGGGCGTAGGTCGGCAGGCTCCCCGCTGGTGGAAAGTTCAACAAAGGGCCTTATCTACTGATCCCACCACCTGGCCCCAACCGAAGCGATCCAGCCGGCGCGGGGCACCTTCCACAAAATCTTGGCGGCACTACCATCCAGAGAGTTTCGAGGATTTTCTGCATTGTCGCGCCAAGGTGGAAGAAGTGGCTGGCCGGCTTAATATTCCCACCGAGAACCTTCTTAGCCCCACCGTACTGCGGGAACTATTGTGGGAGATACTTCATCATCGCCGGATAAAATCCCCCGAGCAGGCTCGGTCTTTCCTCCATGCTCATGGTGCTCGACGCTGGCAAATCGAACTCTGCCAGCCAGCACTATACACAATCTGTCGGGAATACGGTCCGCGCTAAGTTGTCCAGCAGAAGGAAAACTAGGCCAGATCTTTAATCCAGGCGAGGATGCGTTTTTTCATCCCCGCTGAATCTAATCCCAGATCTGCAAGCATTTCCCCGCGGGAGGCGTGATCTGGATAGATAGCAGGAAATCCGAGAGATCTGCGTGGCACATCAATGCCATGTTCACTGAGAGTTTCACTCACTAGGCTTCCAAATCCCCCGTGGATCATGCCGTCTTCTGCGGTAATGACTAGATCATGAGCACGCGCAAGGTCTACCACCGTATCCGGGATGGGGCATATCCACCGCGGATCAATCACGGTAACCTCGACTCCTTCATGGGCAATGTCGTCTGCGATGTCTGCGAGGTTGACGGAAAAAGTCCCTGTACCGATGAGCAGAACCTTAAGAGCACCCTCATCCTCTCCCGGCGAAGGTATGTGGGCCAGGACATCAACGCCATCTGCATACCGTCGTTGTGCCGGGGTGTCTGCCGGAACAGATCCCTTGGGGAAGCGAACCACGCTGGGGCCCTCCTCAAAAGCAACGGCTTCTCTTAACAGTTCTTTGAGTTGTTGCCCATCACGCGGAGCAGCGATTCTCATCCCCGGAATCACCGAGGTGAGGGAAATATCCCAGATGCCATTATGGCTGGCACCATCGTTGCCCGTGATCCCTGCCCGGTCCAGGACCAACGTCACTGGTTGACGGATCAACCCAACATCCATGATGAGTTGATCAATGGCTCGGTTCAAAAAGGTGGAGTATAGGGCCACCACCGGTTTCATTCCCCCTAGGGCAAGGCCCGCGGCAGAGGTGACCGCATGTTGCTCGGCAATTCCCACATCAAAGAACCGGTCTGGAAAGCGGTCTTTAAATGGCAACAATCCAGTAGGCCCAGCCATCGCAGCAGTGATGGCGATAACGTCCTTGCGTTCTTCTGCAATGGCCACCAACTCATCACTAAAAACTGGGGTCCAGCCTGGTTCAGCAGTCGTTTTTGGTTCCCCAGTCACCGGGTCAATCACCCCAGTGGTGTGCATAAGTTCCGCCGTGTCGGCTTCTGCCGGAGCAAATCCACGCCCCTTTTCGGTGACCACGTGGACAATAATCGGCCCGGAGAAATCATGCGCATACGTTAATGCTTCTTCAACCGCCTCCAAATCATGTCCATCAACCGGACCAACATACTTCATTCCCAGTTCAGGGAACATTTCACCGGGCAAAACGGTCGATTTCACGCCTTCTTTAAAAGCGTGGAGTGCCTCAAAAGTTCGACGTCCAACCCATCCCATATTGTTCAAGGTGTTTTTGCCATGTTCCATGACGCTGTCATAAACCGGCTGCATTCTTAACTGGGCCAAATTCTCCGCAAATCCACCGATCGTCGGAGCGTAACTCCGCCCATTGTCGTTGACCACGATGACTACGTTGCGGTGTTGATCAGCCGCGATATTATTCAGCGCCTCCCAGCACATGCCACCGGTCAAGGCACCGTCGCCCACCACGGCAATAACATTATCTTTGGCACGGCCCTGTAACACCTTGGCTTTACTCAGCCCGTCAGCATAGCTTAAAGCCGCTGAGGCATGAGAGGATTCGGTCCAATCATGCTCGCTTTCAGACCGCGAGGTATATCCGGACAATCCGCCTTTTTGCCTGAGTGACTCAAATTTCTCGGCCCGACCAGTCAGGATTTTGTGGACATAAGATTGGTGACTGGTGTCAAAAATGATGGGTTCTCGGGGAGAATCAAAAACCCGGTGCAAGGCGATACTAAGTTCTACGACCCCGAGATTCGGACCCAAGTGCCCCCCGGTTGCTGCCACGTGCTCGATGAGAAATTCACGAATTTCTTGGGCAAGAGTCTCAAGCTCTGCGGTCGATAACCGTCGCAGATCTTCCGGACAATGAATCCCTGCGAGAACATCCATGTGGCTGCCTCTCAATCCTTTCTTGCCAACAATCGACGTATTCATAAACGTCCACAGCTGAAGTGACACTAATCGGTCTCATCTTACCGGTTAAATTAATTTTCCCTGTCGAATAAACTGAGAATCTCAAAGTGATGTGTTCCTGGAAACGCGTTGACCATTGTCATTCGCCTCATCCGGTATCCATTCTCGGCCCAGGTTTTCATATCGCGCGCAAAGGTCGCAGGATCACAACCAATGTGAATGACCAGTTGTGGTCGTGATGCTGCCACCTTGTTGACCACATCTTTCCCCGCACCCGTTCGAGGCGGATCTAACACCACTACATCTGGTTTCTGCAAGGTGGACACCGCTTTTTCGACTCTAGTGTTGTGGAAAGTCACCTGATAATCAGCCAAACCCGGCTGGGGGCACCTAGCTGAAGGAGAAAGCTCCACGGAATGAATACTTGTGTCACGCCCCAGTACTTCTCCTAAAACCGGTACAAAAAGTCCAACCCCTCCATAGAGGTCCCATGCCACTGGATGCGGACCTCGAATAGCTAAATCCTCTACCTCTTCGAGTAGCCAGGTGTATAACAAACCGGAATAGCACCCGGCAGCGTTCATATGGGCTTGCCAAAATGCCGTCGCAGGAACGTCAAAGGTTTTCGCCATAACCTGTTGTCGCGCTACTCCACTACCTTCCACAACGCGTTCTACTTTTTCTACGCGTCGTCCTCGCGGGGCTTTTCTGGACTCAACAATATGACGTTGCCCCTGGCTATCTAGGGCAATAATAATTTCAGTTCCCGGTTCAAAACGCCTGCCGTCGGGCGCCAAAATATCGCCACACACCTCGTCGCTGATCTGAGCGCAGGAGTAGCCAGTAATGATGTCGGTGGATTTGGGAGCCCGAAAACCCGCTAACCCACTGCCTGCCACTCTCAACCTCACTCTCGTTCGCCACCCATCTTTAGGGGTTAGGTCAATGACCTCAATTGGGGGGCGATGAATACCACGGGCCAACCTTCCCACCTGATCAGCTAAAATTTCTTTCTTCAGCTGAGCTTCTCGAGTGGGATCAAGGTCCCCAAAGTCACAGCAGCCTGCACCAGCAGCAGTTGCTGGGCAGCGTTGCGGCACCCGCATCTCAGAATCTTGGATAACCTCACGGATCTCTGCCCGAGCAAAATTCTTCTTTACTCGAGTGATCTCCGCTTTGAGGACATCTCCGGGATAGGCTCCACGGACAAAAACCACCCGACCATCAAGAAGGGCTATTCCCTCCCCTCCATGGGCCATCCGAGTAATGCTCAGTTCTTTTTCTTGGCCAGGGTGGAGGTCTTGAGGAGTGCTGGGCATTAGGCTTGCCCCTGTTGGTGTTGTTGAGCCCGACGTTGCATCTCTTGCCGTACTTGATCACTGAGTACCTCAGGTAGCACCACAGGTAGTGAATTTCCGGCCAATACGGGATTGTCCCCGCGGTAAACAAAAGTGCGCGCCGCTACCTCTCTGGATAATTCAGCTAGTTCCGCGCTGCTGTGTTCCGGTCCTGCAGCCGTGAAACGCAGCATCCAACGAGGCCCATCAACCCCCAGGAGCCGGATCTGGTTCCCATCTTGTTCGGTGACGACTTCACGACCCCACGGGCCTTGTTCAATACGCGGCTCTAAACCTTGCTCTCGCATACTTTCCCGGATATCCACGGTAGCTTTACGCCATAGCCCTTCAGAGCGAGGAGCGGCAAAAACAGCCGGGGTGATCCGGCCTACTCGGGTAACAATATGAATAGATTGCGGTCCTTGGGGACCGAGTTCAACCTGCACCTGAGAATCTTTTGGCAGCGGAATTTTGATACTGCCTAAATCTAAAACTGCTTCAGAAAAGTCACTAAAATCACAGTCTGCGATATTTACTGAGTCGCCATCAAAGGGTCCGACGTCACCGCTCACCGCATCATGATCCACGTCATGAATACCGGGTTCTTCGGCAGGATCACTGTCGACCGGATTCGCCTCGTCCGGTATCGCCGTGTTTTCTTCTTCCACATTCTTCGCAGCAGCGTTTTTCCGCCTAAACCAACTCATCGGATACACCTTTCTCTACTGTCTCCGCGCTCTTCCTGGGTTATTACTCTGCTTCTCAGGCTATTCCACCCCGGTGGAACCATATCCTCCCGCACCGCGCTCTGTAGCATCTAGTTCACAGACTTCCTCAAAATCACACAATTCAACTTTTTGCACCACCAGCTGAGCAATCCGCATCCCACGTTCTATATGAATATCTTCTGCGACATCATGATTAATCAAACACACCTTTAATTCCCCACGATAATCAGCATCAATTGTCCCTGGGGTATTAACGATAGAAAGTCCGTGTTTAGCAGCTAGCCCCGAACGGGGATGAATAAGTCCCACCGTTCCGAGCGGCAACGCTATGGCAATACCGGTTCCTACCAGGGCACGATGCCCCGGCGGAATGATGACGTCTTCGGAGGACCGAAGATCTACCCCCGCATCGCCCCGGTGCGCTCGTTGAGGTAAGGGTAAGTCAGGATCCAAGCGTTTAATCTGTACCGTCAACGCCGGTGTGTCTCCACTGTGCTCTGTTCTCATGTCTTCCCACCCTACGGTGTCACGGACAAGGATCGGTAGACTAGCTCCCTGTGAATGCCACAGACATGGAAAAAGCAGAAACTTTATACGAGGAAAGGCAGTGGATTCCCTGGTACTGGTGGATTTTCGCTGCGCTGGTGGTTGCTCTCATTAGTGCCCAACTCGGGCATAACCGTTCCCTAGCTTGGTATATTGTCCCGGCTACCCTCTTAGGTGCGCTCATCCTCTGGTGGTTTTTGAGCATATCCTCCACCAGGATTCGGGTTTTCCAAGACCATCAAGGCGGACGGTGGCTTCAAGCAGGTAAGGCCATCCTGCCAGCGTCGGTGGTGTCGCGTTCCCTCGCAGTTCCGGCATCTGCTAAACGAAATGCGATGGGAAGACAACTTGATCCTGCAGCTTTTGTCGTATCACATGGCTGGGTAAAAGAGATGGTAATGTTAGTGCTCGATGACCCCGAGGACCCAACCCCCTATTGGCTGGTGGGGACCAAAAATCCGCGAGCTGTGCTGGAACACTTCCTCCCTGACCAGGCAGATGAAGCTATCAAGCACTTTCCTCAGTAGTGGCTAATCAAGGTTATTAGTCGCAGTCCTGACAGATCATGGAACCATCTGGTTCCACGTGGGAAATCCGGCTCTTATTCTGGACCAGGAAACACTCTGAACAGGTAAATTCATTGGATTGTCGGGGCTTGAGGCTGAGTTTAATTTCCTCATCACCAATATCCCGTGGATCCAACTGCAACGGCTCAACCACTTCGCCGTCGTCGTTGAGAGAAGAGTTTTCAGCTTCATGTGCCCGAAGTCCCTCCAGGGACAGGGTGTCTTCACTGCTCATCGGTTGGCTCCTCCTCACTTATTAATCGTGCTTGGAGGCATACT
This genomic interval from Corynebacterium poyangense contains the following:
- a CDS encoding glycosyltransferase family 87 protein; the encoded protein is MTTHVMDFYRNWQASSTTIDTRHGNSLGEESLFPHRQHRVVNSILWPLAIITILYTVFIHSLNRAVTDDFTTVYSALRRMWQGVPVYNENYEHVNPHYLYNPGATLLLSPLGVLTHFDITRAGFILLNAVAIILALILIARMVRLSLRSPLIPLLLFAAFITESVINTLGFSNINGVLLLLMAVFLHALLANHQLRAGLALGLAILIKPLFAPLLFLSFARGHWLTLISALATPVLCNLIAWPLVPGASDYLHIVTPYLAETRDYANASLPGFAVYFGMPGWMEKAWFLVFAALIAWSVIILLRWRNIAPTMWAFSTSGILLTGVFLLSSLGQMYYSMLLFPMIATVFLPRSLMHTWPMWLGTCLVLAPWSWESDLSATFTRWAPVFVATVGWSVIICSTAATLSVWWREEKKQP
- the msrB gene encoding peptide-methionine (R)-S-oxide reductase MsrB — protein: MTDFQFMSDAQWRKRLSAEEFRVLRQAGTEPPFTGEYTDTTTTGVYRCRACGYELFRSSEKFSSHCGWPSFFSPLAGDRVIERADTSLGMLRTEVLCARCHSHLGHVFTGEGYDTPTDMRYCINSICLTLEPAESESDDPKD
- the hemQ gene encoding hydrogen peroxide-dependent heme synthase, with the translated sequence MVAKLDFDKLNAMQRYSQWVTFRAIPGALGSEREALIEQTRQFFQELSEAGLVTVRGIYDLTGIRAEADLMIWWHAEEFTQLQEALSRFRRDTVLGQALELNWIGNGMHRPAEFNKSHLPSFIMGEDPGRWITVYPFVRSYDWYLMDPQDRRKILAEHGAAARDFADVRANTIESFALGDYEWMLAFEAPSLDRIVDLMHKMRYTKARLHVRKEIPFFTGRRIDDVAEVIDILP
- a CDS encoding DUF3000 domain-containing protein: MINQDAISQSAQDTDEKTAIPARFTAAVESMHAAQLRPEVTLGTIRPPQRLAPFSHAVGLEIDPEISETHGDAFGRLILLHDPKAEEAWDGSMRLVAYIQADMDDELASDPMLPDVAWQWLQEGLSEAGAQYSNLGGTVTATASVRFGEIGGPPRNYQVEMRASWTAAGSEELRTHVEGFSQVLTQVAGLPPEGVRSLHR
- a CDS encoding HRDC domain-containing protein encodes the protein MSSTSEEADSIPLLTAPTQSNFPLFHTPTGFRQAASLLQQGRGPIAVDTERASGYRYDDRAFLIQLKRQDSGIILLDPEVHRDAFREILSPVLSQQSWIIHAAHTDLPCLAWLGCHPTELFDTELAGRLAGFSKVNLSDMCATVLGFRLAKGYGAEDWSTRPLPKDWLVYAALDVEPLLDLADAMMLLLERQGRWEYALEECEYVRRSHAHIQQPPMRSWCDERGIESLTTPRQLVIAQALWKERERLAKTRDQSPGRILRSATLIDIARPMASSPQQMKNIRGVGRQAPRWWKVQQRALSTDPTTWPQPKRSSRRGAPSTKSWRHYHPESFEDFLHCRAKVEEVAGRLNIPTENLLSPTVLRELLWEILHHRRIKSPEQARSFLHAHGARRWQIELCQPALYTICREYGPR
- the dxs gene encoding 1-deoxy-D-xylulose-5-phosphate synthase → MDVLAGIHCPEDLRRLSTAELETLAQEIREFLIEHVAATGGHLGPNLGVVELSIALHRVFDSPREPIIFDTSHQSYVHKILTGRAEKFESLRQKGGLSGYTSRSESEHDWTESSHASAALSYADGLSKAKVLQGRAKDNVIAVVGDGALTGGMCWEALNNIAADQHRNVVIVVNDNGRSYAPTIGGFAENLAQLRMQPVYDSVMEHGKNTLNNMGWVGRRTFEALHAFKEGVKSTVLPGEMFPELGMKYVGPVDGHDLEAVEEALTYAHDFSGPIIVHVVTEKGRGFAPAEADTAELMHTTGVIDPVTGEPKTTAEPGWTPVFSDELVAIAEERKDVIAITAAMAGPTGLLPFKDRFPDRFFDVGIAEQHAVTSAAGLALGGMKPVVALYSTFLNRAIDQLIMDVGLIRQPVTLVLDRAGITGNDGASHNGIWDISLTSVIPGMRIAAPRDGQQLKELLREAVAFEEGPSVVRFPKGSVPADTPAQRRYADGVDVLAHIPSPGEDEGALKVLLIGTGTFSVNLADIADDIAHEGVEVTVIDPRWICPIPDTVVDLARAHDLVITAEDGMIHGGFGSLVSETLSEHGIDVPRRSLGFPAIYPDHASRGEMLADLGLDSAGMKKRILAWIKDLA
- a CDS encoding class I SAM-dependent RNA methyltransferase, which gives rise to MPSTPQDLHPGQEKELSITRMAHGGEGIALLDGRVVFVRGAYPGDVLKAEITRVKKNFARAEIREVIQDSEMRVPQRCPATAAGAGCCDFGDLDPTREAQLKKEILADQVGRLARGIHRPPIEVIDLTPKDGWRTRVRLRVAGSGLAGFRAPKSTDIITGYSCAQISDEVCGDILAPDGRRFEPGTEIIIALDSQGQRHIVESRKAPRGRRVEKVERVVEGSGVARQQVMAKTFDVPATAFWQAHMNAAGCYSGLLYTWLLEEVEDLAIRGPHPVAWDLYGGVGLFVPVLGEVLGRDTSIHSVELSPSARCPQPGLADYQVTFHNTRVEKAVSTLQKPDVVVLDPPRTGAGKDVVNKVAASRPQLVIHIGCDPATFARDMKTWAENGYRMRRMTMVNAFPGTHHFEILSLFDREN
- a CDS encoding DUF3710 domain-containing protein, with translation MSWFRRKNAAAKNVEEENTAIPDEANPVDSDPAEEPGIHDVDHDAVSGDVGPFDGDSVNIADCDFSDFSEAVLDLGSIKIPLPKDSQVQVELGPQGPQSIHIVTRVGRITPAVFAAPRSEGLWRKATVDIRESMREQGLEPRIEQGPWGREVVTEQDGNQIRLLGVDGPRWMLRFTAAGPEHSSAELAELSREVAARTFVYRGDNPVLAGNSLPVVLPEVLSDQVRQEMQRRAQQHQQGQA
- the dut gene encoding dUTP diphosphatase; protein product: MRTEHSGDTPALTVQIKRLDPDLPLPQRAHRGDAGVDLRSSEDVIIPPGHRALVGTGIAIALPLGTVGLIHPRSGLAAKHGLSIVNTPGTIDADYRGELKVCLINHDVAEDIHIERGMRIAQLVVQKVELCDFEEVCELDATERGAGGYGSTGVE
- a CDS encoding DUF3093 domain-containing protein; this encodes MEKAETLYEERQWIPWYWWIFAALVVALISAQLGHNRSLAWYIVPATLLGALILWWFLSISSTRIRVFQDHQGGRWLQAGKAILPASVVSRSLAVPASAKRNAMGRQLDPAAFVVSHGWVKEMVMLVLDDPEDPTPYWLVGTKNPRAVLEHFLPDQADEAIKHFPQ
- a CDS encoding DUF4193 family protein is translated as MSSEDTLSLEGLRAHEAENSSLNDDGEVVEPLQLDPRDIGDEEIKLSLKPRQSNEFTCSECFLVQNKSRISHVEPDGSMICQDCD